In the Pelmatolapia mariae isolate MD_Pm_ZW linkage group LG10_11, Pm_UMD_F_2, whole genome shotgun sequence genome, taaagatactGCAGACACACATTTGAATATTTGCCAAGTCGAAGCAGGAAGTAGGATTTTCTCACAGTGATGGGCTTGTTTTGGTCCACGCCTCCTGCCAAACTGAAGCCTAGTCCGACTCCCACGTCTTTATGGAGAACCACTACCTGCACATCATCATAGTCCTGAGGGAAACAAAAGGAtgtcaaaatacacaaaatgttCTTGGCATATTGGGCCTCAGGTGCTCAGAGTtgaaattttctttttcctttttaaactcAATTCAGTCGGTACATAACCTGGTCAGCTGCAACAGCTGTAGCAAAATTAACATTACACGTAAAGTGCCTAGGGAAAGCCTTATCTAGATGGAGGTTACAGGCCCAGTGAAATGACCAGTGCAACCACAGCcataaaaatatcaaacaaCTGATCATTAAAACCTTTCAAAAGGTTTTAACTTCATGCTGTTTTTACCTGCAGGGCATCTTCCCCCAGGTTCCTCACTTCCTCTACAAGCTTGTCGAGCTCCTCAGTGGgcatcacagacacacaggaaaACGCTGACATATCTGAGCTCATTGAAGCGGTACGCCGGCTTGTTGACTGCCAGTCATCGCTGTCATTCTCCGAATCGTAGTCAGCTCCAGCAAAGTTACACAGGTCCGAAAGACTacaagaaggaaaataaaatgttttaggcGAAAAACTAATTATTTGCTTCAATGAGCAACTCCATTAAACCAGAAATAAACAAGCACGGTACGCACGTGACAGAGAAGCTCCTGCGATCTGACTGACTCATATTGCTGGTGATGGTAACCGAAGACTCCCCAGAGTCTGAATCATAGTTTGAATCATCATCTTTCTGGGTgctttcatcatcatcaacatccTCATCATCACTAAAGACTTTCAAATCTGGGTTCAAACCAGCTATCCAAGCATTCAGGTCCAATAACCGTTTCTTGCCTTTCTGGGGTGTTGTTTGGATGTCTGGGGAGATGACATCTTGAAGGTTGCTGTCAGAAGATGCAGGAAGAGTGCGAGGAGAAGAGTCTGGATCTTTTGCTGGACATGTGAAGACGGGAGGGCTTTTGTTGTCACTGTCGGCAGTGGGAGTGAGATCTTTCAGCTGTGCCACTGGTGAAGTAGTCAGTAAATAGCTAGGGCTGTTTGTTGGAGTCTGTTCATCATCACTAACTGGTGAAGTAATATCAGAGTGTGACCTTTCCCGGTGTGAAGGGTCACAGGGTGGTAGTGGGGTTGGTGTACTGTTGTCTGTCACGTCTCTCTCACTTGCCTCTTCAGGGCTTGAGGCTTTGGAGAAATCTATTTCGTCTGTGCCAAGCTTTCCACTTGCAGCTCTGTCATTTTCGTGAGGCATTTCTTGGGTAGTCTTGGGTCCAGAAAATTTTAAATCATCAGTAgagtctgtttttcttttctgatccaAGTCATTTAGTCCTGTCTGTTCCTTCTCTATTCTTAGTCCAGTTTCATCCACTGATAAATTTCTGTCAGGCCAAACCTTCTTTACTGTTCCCATCATTTTGTCTTCACCTTTATCTTGTGCCTCCCCTTCTTCTTGGAGTCCTGCCCACTTTTTCCTTAGCTCACTTATTTCTTTTGCAGACCCACTCTTCTTCACTCCTTCATGTCCCCTGCTGACTTGTGCTGGTACAGAAAAGGTACGTCTGGGTATTTGGACTTGGCCTGTTGCAAAACTCTGAGCTCGCTGTGTCAGAGCCTCATACTGGTTGATCTTATTTCTAACACTGGCTGCTGAGGAGACAGACAGAgccttctttctctctgctgCTTTCACATTGGTTTTCTGTGGATTCGTCTCAAATACATCCTCATAAGCATTGCCACCCTTCAATTCCGTTATTTGATCTGGTCCATCATCTGGTTCGTCTTTGCTTTTGTCTCTGAATTCAGATGACTCTCTGAAAGAATCTGGTGTCTCTTCTAACAAAGTTTTTGGCTGTGCGTTTACCCTTGCAGATCTAATTTGTGCAGCTATACTGGACCTACTCCTGGCTCTATCCAGGGACCTTGTACCTGTTTCCACAAAACCCTTGCCCCAATTAACTCCACTTTCCTCTGAATACCTTCCCTGCATCCGCCCTCCTGGTGAACCATCTCTGGTTATGCTTGCCCCAGATGAAAATGAAGTCTCAAACCTTGAGGCATTGGCATCTTTTTGTGTCCAGAGTGAAAGTCCACTTTTCACCGCACTATCGCTGTCCTTCGAGAAGAAACTCCTAGGGAAGGTGCCCCCTGCTGTCTTCTCATGAGGCTTTTGCCGCTGTGAAATTAGGGAGTCTGTTGATGTTTCAGAGTTATTAGAGGAATCCCTATTTTTGTAGTCATCCATTTTTCCAAAACCAGTAGGTCCAAAGAGTTTCTCTATCCGCTCCATTATACTTTGGCCACTTTTGGGCCCCAATGAAGAAGATGTCTCTGTGTACCTAGAGTTAGATCCAGACAGGGATCTTAACCTGGTAGGGAGAGTCTTACCCCTACTGCCCCTTTCCAAAAGCTCGCTTCTCTCTTGAAGATTACTTACACCTACAGAATTAAAGGCCTGTAGTGATGAAATCCTGTCCATGACGCTGCCTTCAATTCGTGTCCTCCTTCCCTCCAAAGCTCCAGCATATTTACTGGTGTCCCCTTTACTGTTGTTGGACAGCTGAGAAAAGTCAGCTATGGTATTGGGATCAGGTGTTCTAGCCCCTGTTTTGAAATCTAAACTTTTACTTCTGCTTGTAAGGTTGGATCCCCTCCACTCCGATCTTCCCCGGCTTTCAAATGCAGGGTTTTCTCTTCTGTCAGTGCCAAACTCTGGGATCGTTCTGTTTGTGCTGCCACTGCTGCCACTCCTAGTCCTGGTTTCACATCCAGTGACTGTGTCGTCATCCTTATTTGTAccgtttgtgttggtgtgtgtcctATATCGTTCTCTTTCTGCAACTTCTCCTATGCCCTCCCGTTTTCTGACACCTGACCTGCGAGAGAGACTGTATGTGGGAGAGTTAGCTGAGCGGACGGTGAATTTCACCCCTGTCCTCTGCTTGCCATACTCATTCTGTGAAGCGGGCAGCAGAGACGAGTCCATTGTCTGAGAGTAAACAAAGTTAATGACCTCCTGTCAAATGCCAGATCCCAAAAAAAGAGCGGAAGAGTGAACTTGATATTTTCTGGGAGTCCAAGCGACTGTCTTTTAGATTGCACTCTGGAAGCGGTTCATCTAGGAAGCTCGTGTTTTGGCCgtgtaaaaaacaaatagtGTCACAGTTACAATCCTCTCATTAGATTCTTCCACAGACAGACATCCTCAGTGCAGTAGTTTGATATTCCTAATTGTGCTCTGGTTTGCGGTCTGGAAGTGGTGACTCCACTGgctcttcttcttgttttgaCCACAGGAGACTCCAGTTCCCCAGCTCGACCTCACTGAACAGCTCCCATTGCCTGCCAAgcataaaaatgcacaaaatttTATTCTCAGAATGGATTGGACTGGAATGTAGAGATGTGGATTGTGGTCACTTTGGCCACTTGGAATGGTCAACAATATCTCACAGTGTTAGAGGACAGGAAACATAAAATGTTGAGACTGATTCGGGTAGAAAGCATTAACAAATGTTAAGAAATTAGATCAAAACTAAACAACAACTCACTTAAAAACCTCTGCCACCAAGCTCACTTTGCAACATGTTCTTGCTGTCCTCTCCCTGACTCACCTAACAGTATGACTCAGATAGTGTTCTCTGCTGTACACACGTATGAGACACCATGTTTACATAGGCAACATACTTGAAGTTACCTGTCAGCATCAGCTAACCCTGAACCAAAAAACTGGTAAAACTCACCTAACAGCAATCCACTCAGCAAAAGCAATGTATCAAGTGCCAATCTCTGCAGCACGTATCGGTCTCGTGGTCAAAGAGAGACAGCAGCTTGTTCAAATCGAACGGTCATAAGAGCACAGATTTACTTTGTATTTAAATACAGCCTGCAGATAACATTACTGAGGGGTAATGACTCATCATGGTTATCTGTGTGTACAGCCAATGAAAACAATGATAACCATCTTTGATCGCTAATCAAGTCTGAATGAAGATCTAATCATTCATAATGTCATTAAGGATAAATTCTGCAAGCTGATGGTTTCCTGTAATTATATATCATAAGAGTAGATTTACAGTATGCAGTGCTTTGTTTAGTTTAGGCTAAAGCATGGCACTTCACAGTCACTGGAGGTGCTTTCCAGTGCAGGTGAGCCTGAGAGTCAGTTTACAGAAACACCTGTTATATTCTGTCCCATCTGTGTAACCAGGGCAACACATACCCGTTCACTTTAAACTCCCCTTTGAATCGAAAGAAGGAAACAATTGCACCCTCACATCAAATGAAAATACATACATTTGCTCAATTACAGTTACAAATTAGCCAACTAAAAGTCCACT is a window encoding:
- the si:dkey-92i15.4 gene encoding serine-rich adhesin for platelets, coding for MDSSLLPASQNEYGKQRTGVKFTVRSANSPTYSLSRRSGVRKREGIGEVAERERYRTHTNTNGTNKDDDTVTGCETRTRSGSSGSTNRTIPEFGTDRRENPAFESRGRSEWRGSNLTSRSKSLDFKTGARTPDPNTIADFSQLSNNSKGDTSKYAGALEGRRTRIEGSVMDRISSLQAFNSVGVSNLQERSELLERGSRGKTLPTRLRSLSGSNSRYTETSSSLGPKSGQSIMERIEKLFGPTGFGKMDDYKNRDSSNNSETSTDSLISQRQKPHEKTAGGTFPRSFFSKDSDSAVKSGLSLWTQKDANASRFETSFSSGASITRDGSPGGRMQGRYSEESGVNWGKGFVETGTRSLDRARSRSSIAAQIRSARVNAQPKTLLEETPDSFRESSEFRDKSKDEPDDGPDQITELKGGNAYEDVFETNPQKTNVKAAERKKALSVSSAASVRNKINQYEALTQRAQSFATGQVQIPRRTFSVPAQVSRGHEGVKKSGSAKEISELRKKWAGLQEEGEAQDKGEDKMMGTVKKVWPDRNLSVDETGLRIEKEQTGLNDLDQKRKTDSTDDLKFSGPKTTQEMPHENDRAASGKLGTDEIDFSKASSPEEASERDVTDNSTPTPLPPCDPSHRERSHSDITSPVSDDEQTPTNSPSYLLTTSPVAQLKDLTPTADSDNKSPPVFTCPAKDPDSSPRTLPASSDSNLQDVISPDIQTTPQKGKKRLLDLNAWIAGLNPDLKVFSDDEDVDDDESTQKDDDSNYDSDSGESSVTITSNMSQSDRRSFSVTLSDLCNFAGADYDSENDSDDWQSTSRRTASMSSDMSAFSCVSVMPTEELDKLVEEVRNLGEDALQDYDDVQVVVLHKDVGVGLGFSLAGGVDQNKPITVHKVFHSGVAAKQGSIKEGDQVLSINGTALSGSAHWEALRVLRRAKAKEMVVVVVRRVDIIDTAKKGEEGNSRGQTPEQYETGQTVSVQLQKNSRDLGFSLEGGEGSSLGNRPLTVQKIFQGGPVDMVYPGDEVLEVQGTSVVGMRRLEAWTLIRALPPGPVDVVLRRSHKHLEI